A single Cyclopterus lumpus isolate fCycLum1 chromosome 1, fCycLum1.pri, whole genome shotgun sequence DNA region contains:
- the LOC117737487 gene encoding uncharacterized protein LOC117737487 isoform X4 has product MDLISKPRSKSIVWLYFGLKADDKGQPLNSGEAICRLCRKIVLAKGGNTTNLRSHLRRRHRADFFENISSTTSGALFEAQGLDLNHDEFFEDVPFLQTASNTNYVPDAVLPPGEPWLHGGPSRAVLSLPSCLFLCGDIGSGMSGPGSSGEEQMGEMKVFAKCHLQQGVMFGPYVGEVCRGQMPTNLKYAWAIRDDAAFNYVDASDESKSNWMRYVTYTSREEGHNLVIFQFYRHIYYKVSQPITEGAELRVWIGKDYATLLGLGMGDNVKCEFGDKETVLRLLQDIQLVTLAEPSSSYLWSDHSQSQSPMLVISDVATMSNPDTASDSGMVTGSAFPSSMISLPSPSSHSFEKYDFMPGTERLLSNPNTTHNSPWYFFGLEPDPTGRPLDRCTAVCKLCGEHVSCGGGTADLQNHLTNKHHIRPPRDGIKDRSFMAIGQQRSQPVMGNSGLVSTLPLVFSAHVTDAIANFLIMDVQPPALVEGDGFKQLVHTLLPSYKELPSPWQLENLLKEHHTKGKTSLAQLLRNKTGSSNNEDISDYTAPMEFKSKRPGRPPSHRKEVPHFVTLSVDVWLHNWQGNAERYLTLWAHYIDCNFSFQNLALATQRLTEGGVKDYSLQAVEAQVKKMAQEWGISMPNLVLLGGEVRNKMRLGLFKSGKGGEAAGSVPHPNSTTFLERDDTVSPDEPHGLEHGHYSEGLLSVPCFFSAVQGCIEEVMSHSVISKTLSQFQGVLGTLFMPPAQNKGLYEHQVQSLLQSLKKQEQAELKSWAHSRPTWNKLYPLLSMLIKHKSLFCDTLKEIKSESLSKEDTGSESSSSGSCHANSTSNTSSASFANLRSEWKVVEELCLVLKPLDVACRTLAKEAFPRLTLIKPILTGLLSRHLVPRTGDSSSILKEVKRMMRRNLASCYENPVVNRVLCVACSLDPQFHGLGFMEDKEQKATFDWLKKEAVRIVKEDRRRSQGHKQSQSKRSPSPGSPESESDFLRRSKRLKESRPINFREVEDEESDAAEADESELADPGPQGGLSGMEFLLGDLFCSALKSRQSSVEESVDMEMSVFRADKGASLGVEPLQWWRTKAVQFPLLATVARAYLAAPAVAGSTAQDFAQEGALATYRKRANIPPESLDSILFLHHNHMPTTESGRNAVDNKNCGI; this is encoded by the exons ATGGATCTCATCAGTAAACCAAGAAGCAAGTCAATTGTGTGGCTGTATTTCGGCTTGAAAGCAGACGATAAGGGACAACCTTTGAACTCCGGGGAGGCCATTTGTCGTTTGTGCCGAAAGATAGTACTTGCTAAAGGTGGAAATACCACGAATTTAAGAAGTCACCTGAGACGTCGACATCGTGCTGATTTCTTCGAGAACATTTCTTCTACGACCTCTGGAGCTTTGTTCGAGGCTCAAG GTTTGGATTTAAACCATGACGAATTCTTCGAGGATGTTCCTTTTCTTCAGACTGCTTCCAACACAAACTACGTCCCAGATGCTGTTTTGCCGCCTGGAGAGCCATGGCTTCACGGTGGCCCCTCCCGGGCAGTGCTGTCCCTGCCCTCTTGCCTGTTCCTGTGTGGGGACATTGGGTCTGGGATGTCTGGTCCTGGATCTTCAGGCGAAGAGCAGATGGGAGAGATGAAAGTGTTTGCCAAGTGTCACCTTCAGCAGGGCGTCATGTTTGGGCCATATGTCGGTGAAGTGTGCAGAGGACAAATGCCGACCAACCTCAAATACGCCTGGGCT ATCAGGGATGATGCTGCTTTTAACTACGTTGATGCTTCTGATGAAAGCAAATCTAACTGGATGAG GTATGTAACATACACCAGCAGGGAGGAGGGACACAACCTGGTGATCTTCCAGTTCTACCGCCACATCTACTACAAGGTTTCCCAGCCTATTACAGAGGGAGCAGAGCTAAGGGTCTGGATCGGCAAGGATTATGCAACCTTACTGGGCCTCGGCATGG GTGACAACGTGAAATGTGAAtttggagacaaagagacagtcCTGCGCCTTTTGCAAGACATCCAGTTGGTCACCCTCGCCGAGCCCAGCAGCTCTTACCTCTGGTCCGAccacagccaatcacagagcccCATGCTTGTCATCAGTGACGTGGCGACAATGTCAAACCCAGACACAGCAAGTGATTCAGGCATGGTTACCGGCTCTGCCTTCCCCTCCTCCATGATCTCCTTGCCGTCCCCGAGCTCTCATTCGTTcgaaaaatatgattttatgCCTGGAACTGAGAGACTGCTGAGTAACCCAAACACCACACATAACAGCCCATGGTACTTTTTTGGGTTGGAGCCTGACCCCACCGGTCGGCCTCTAGACCGTTGCACTGCAGTGTGTAAGCTGTGTGGGGAACATGTgagctgtggaggaggaacaGCTGATCTCCAAAACCATCTGACTAACAAGCACCACATCAGACCCCCACGTGACGGTATCAAGGATCGGAGTTTTATGGCAATAG GTCAGCAACGCTCACAGCCAGTGATGGGTAACAGCGGTTTGGTCAGCACACTCCCCCTGGTATTTTCCGCTCATGTGACCGATGCCATCGCCAACTTTCTCATCATGGATGTCCAGCCCCCAGCTCTGGTAGAAGGGGACGGCTTTAAACAGCTGGTCCACACCCTGCTGCCCTCCTACAAGGAGCTGCCTTCACCGTGGCAGCTCGAGAACCTCCTGAAAGAACATCACACCAAAGGCAAGACGAGCCTGGCTCAGCTGCTGAGGAATAAAACGGGAAGCAGCAATAACGAAGATATATCTGACTATACTGCTCCCATGGAGTTTAAGTCCAAGAGACCTGGGCGACCACCCAGCCATCGGAAGGAAGTGCCTCACTTTGTCACTTTAAGTGTGGATGTTTGGTTGCACAACTGGCAGGGTAACGCTGAGAGGTACCTCACCCTCTGGGCACATTACATAGACTGCAATTTTAGTTTTCAGAACCTGGCACTGGCAACCCAAAGACTGACAGAGGGTGGTGTTAAAGACTACAGCCTTCAAGCAGTGGAGGCTCAAGTGAAAAAGATGGCCCAGGAGTGGGGGATCTCCATGCCTAATCTGGTTTTGCTGGGAGGGGAGGTGAGGAACAAGATGAGGCTTGGGCTATTTAAGAGCGGCAAAggtggagaggctgcaggaagcGTTCCTCACCCAAACTCAACAACGTTTCTCGAGAGGGACGACACTGTCTCACCTGATGAACCACATGGCTTGGAGCATGGACATTATAGTGAAGGACTACTATCTGTGCCATGTTTCTTCAGCGCTGTGCAAGGCTGCATtgaggaagtgatgtcacactCTGTCATCTCCAAGACCCTCAGTCAATTCCAGGGTGTTCTCGGAACCCTGTTCATGCCACCTGCTCAAAACAAAGGCTTGTATGAGCACCAAGTCCAGAGTCTGTTGCAGTCCCTGAAGAAACAAGAACAGGCGGAGCTGAAGTCGTGGGCTCACAGCCGGCCAACATGGAATAAGCTGTACCCTCTCCTGAGCATGCTCATCAAACATAAAAGCCTTTTCTGTGATACGCTAAAAGAGATTAAAAGTGAGAGCTTGTCTAAAGAAGACACTGGTTCAGAATCCAGTTCGTCTGGCAGCTGCCACGCTAACTCCACCTCCAACACATCCTCAGCCAGCTTTGCGAATTTGCGATCGGAATGGAAGGTTGTGGAGGAGCTGTGTTTAGTCCTCAAACCTCTGGACGTGGCGTGTCGAACTCTTGCCAAAGAGGCGTTCCCCCGTTTGACCCTGATCAAACCCATTCTCACAGGTCTGCTCTCCCGCCACCTCGTACCGCGGACGGGAGATTCGTCATCCATCCTGAAGGAAgtgaagaggatgatgaggcGGAACTTGGCGAGCTGTTATGAAAACCCTGTCGTCAACAGAGttctgtgtgttgcatgttCCCTCGATCCCCAGTTCCATGGGCTGGGCTTCATGGAGGACAAG GAACAGAAAGCCACTTTTGATTGGCTGAAGAAAGAGGCTGTCAGGATTGTGAAGGAGGATAGGAGGAGAAGTCAAGGTCACAAGCAGAGCCAGAGCAAGAGAAGCCCCTCACCCGGATCACCAGAGTCAGAGAGTGACTTCCTACGGAGGAGCAAGCGCCTCAAAGAATCCCGCCCAATTAACTTCAGAGAGGTAGAAGATGAAGAGAGTGATGCAGCCGAGGCTGATGAAAGCGAGTTGGCAGATCCAGGGCCTCAGGGTGGACTCTCTGGTATGGAGTTCCTCCTGGGAGACCTGTTCTGCTCGGCCCTCAAGAGCAGGCAGAGCTCCGTGGAGGAGTCTGTAGACATGGAGATGTCTGTCTTCAGAGCCGACAAGGGGGCGTCGCTGGGAGTGGAGCCGCTGCAGTGGTGGAGGACAAAGGCAGTGCAGTTTCCACTGTTGGCCACAGTGGCACGGGCCTACCTGGCTGCCCCGGCCGTGGCAGGTAGCACTGCGCAGGACTTTGCGCAGGAAGGAGCGTTAGCCACGTACAGGAAGAGAGCCAACATTCCCCCAGAAAGTTTGGACTCAATCTTGTTTCTGCACCACAACCACATGCCCACCACTGAGAGCGGGCGAAATGCAGTTGACAACAAAAACTGTGGGATATAA
- the LOC117737487 gene encoding uncharacterized protein LOC117737487 isoform X3, which translates to MDLISKPRSKSIVWLYFGLKADDKGQPLNSGEAICRLCRKIVLAKGGNTTNLRSHLRRRHRADFFENISSTTSGALFEAQGLKPPFKVTRCRPSGAVSHRARYCKRAIHLAQQVCHQTSLDLNHDEFFEDVPFLQTASNTNYVPDAVLPPGEPWLHGGPSRAVLSLPSCLFLCGDIGSGMSGPGSSGEEQMGEMKVFAKCHLQQGVMFGPYVGEVCRGQMPTNLKYAWAIRDDAAFNYVDASDESKSNWMRYVTYTSREEGHNLVIFQFYRHIYYKVSQPITEGAELRVWIGKDYATLLGLGMGDNVKCEFGDKETVLRLLQDIQLVTLAEPSSSYLWSDHSQSQSPMLVISDVATMSNPDTASDSGMVTGSAFPSSMISLPSPSSHSFEKYDFMPGTERLLSNPNTTHNSPWYFFGLEPDPTGRPLDRCTAVCKLCGEHVSCGGGTADLQNHLTNKHHIRPPRDGIKDRSFMAIGQQRSQPVMGNSGLVSTLPLVFSAHVTDAIANFLIMDVQPPALVEGDGFKQLVHTLLPSYKELPSPWQLENLLKEHHTKGKTSLAQLLRNKTGSSNNEDISDYTAPMEFKSKRPGRPPSHRKEVPHFVTLSVDVWLHNWQGNAERYLTLWAHYIDCNFSFQNLALATQRLTEGGVKDYSLQAVEAQVKKMAQEWGISMPNLVLLGGEVRNKMRLGLFKSGKGGEAAGSVPHPNSTTFLERDDTVSPDEPHGLEHGHYSEGLLSVPCFFSAVQGCIEEVMSHSVISKTLSQFQGVLGTLFMPPAQNKGLYEHQVQSLLQSLKKQEQAELKSWAHSRPTWNKLYPLLSMLIKHKSLFCDTLKEIKSESLSKEDTGSESSSSGSCHANSTSNTSSASFANLRSEWKVVEELCLVLKPLDVACRTLAKEAFPRLTLIKPILTGLLSRHLVPRTGDSSSILKEVKRMMRRNLASCYENPVVNRVLCVACSLDPQFHGLGFMEDKEQKATFDWLKKEAVRIVKEDRRRSQGHKQSQSKRSPSPGSPESESDFLRRSKRLKESRPINFREVEDEESDAAEADESELADPGPQGGLSGMEFLLGDLFCSALKSRQSSVEESVDMEMSVFRADKGASLGVEPLQWWRTKAVQFPLLATVARAYLAAPAVAGSTAQDFAQEGALATYRKRANIPPESLDSILFLHHNHMPTTESGRNAVDNKNCGI; encoded by the exons ATGGATCTCATCAGTAAACCAAGAAGCAAGTCAATTGTGTGGCTGTATTTCGGCTTGAAAGCAGACGATAAGGGACAACCTTTGAACTCCGGGGAGGCCATTTGTCGTTTGTGCCGAAAGATAGTACTTGCTAAAGGTGGAAATACCACGAATTTAAGAAGTCACCTGAGACGTCGACATCGTGCTGATTTCTTCGAGAACATTTCTTCTACGACCTCTGGAGCTTTGTTCGAGGCTCAAG GTCTGAAACCTCCCTTCAAAGTCACCAGATGCCGCCCGTCGGGAGCCGTAAGCCACAGAGCAAGATATTGCAAGAGAGCAATTCATCTGGCCCAGCAGGTCTGCCACCAAACAA GTTTGGATTTAAACCATGACGAATTCTTCGAGGATGTTCCTTTTCTTCAGACTGCTTCCAACACAAACTACGTCCCAGATGCTGTTTTGCCGCCTGGAGAGCCATGGCTTCACGGTGGCCCCTCCCGGGCAGTGCTGTCCCTGCCCTCTTGCCTGTTCCTGTGTGGGGACATTGGGTCTGGGATGTCTGGTCCTGGATCTTCAGGCGAAGAGCAGATGGGAGAGATGAAAGTGTTTGCCAAGTGTCACCTTCAGCAGGGCGTCATGTTTGGGCCATATGTCGGTGAAGTGTGCAGAGGACAAATGCCGACCAACCTCAAATACGCCTGGGCT ATCAGGGATGATGCTGCTTTTAACTACGTTGATGCTTCTGATGAAAGCAAATCTAACTGGATGAG GTATGTAACATACACCAGCAGGGAGGAGGGACACAACCTGGTGATCTTCCAGTTCTACCGCCACATCTACTACAAGGTTTCCCAGCCTATTACAGAGGGAGCAGAGCTAAGGGTCTGGATCGGCAAGGATTATGCAACCTTACTGGGCCTCGGCATGG GTGACAACGTGAAATGTGAAtttggagacaaagagacagtcCTGCGCCTTTTGCAAGACATCCAGTTGGTCACCCTCGCCGAGCCCAGCAGCTCTTACCTCTGGTCCGAccacagccaatcacagagcccCATGCTTGTCATCAGTGACGTGGCGACAATGTCAAACCCAGACACAGCAAGTGATTCAGGCATGGTTACCGGCTCTGCCTTCCCCTCCTCCATGATCTCCTTGCCGTCCCCGAGCTCTCATTCGTTcgaaaaatatgattttatgCCTGGAACTGAGAGACTGCTGAGTAACCCAAACACCACACATAACAGCCCATGGTACTTTTTTGGGTTGGAGCCTGACCCCACCGGTCGGCCTCTAGACCGTTGCACTGCAGTGTGTAAGCTGTGTGGGGAACATGTgagctgtggaggaggaacaGCTGATCTCCAAAACCATCTGACTAACAAGCACCACATCAGACCCCCACGTGACGGTATCAAGGATCGGAGTTTTATGGCAATAG GTCAGCAACGCTCACAGCCAGTGATGGGTAACAGCGGTTTGGTCAGCACACTCCCCCTGGTATTTTCCGCTCATGTGACCGATGCCATCGCCAACTTTCTCATCATGGATGTCCAGCCCCCAGCTCTGGTAGAAGGGGACGGCTTTAAACAGCTGGTCCACACCCTGCTGCCCTCCTACAAGGAGCTGCCTTCACCGTGGCAGCTCGAGAACCTCCTGAAAGAACATCACACCAAAGGCAAGACGAGCCTGGCTCAGCTGCTGAGGAATAAAACGGGAAGCAGCAATAACGAAGATATATCTGACTATACTGCTCCCATGGAGTTTAAGTCCAAGAGACCTGGGCGACCACCCAGCCATCGGAAGGAAGTGCCTCACTTTGTCACTTTAAGTGTGGATGTTTGGTTGCACAACTGGCAGGGTAACGCTGAGAGGTACCTCACCCTCTGGGCACATTACATAGACTGCAATTTTAGTTTTCAGAACCTGGCACTGGCAACCCAAAGACTGACAGAGGGTGGTGTTAAAGACTACAGCCTTCAAGCAGTGGAGGCTCAAGTGAAAAAGATGGCCCAGGAGTGGGGGATCTCCATGCCTAATCTGGTTTTGCTGGGAGGGGAGGTGAGGAACAAGATGAGGCTTGGGCTATTTAAGAGCGGCAAAggtggagaggctgcaggaagcGTTCCTCACCCAAACTCAACAACGTTTCTCGAGAGGGACGACACTGTCTCACCTGATGAACCACATGGCTTGGAGCATGGACATTATAGTGAAGGACTACTATCTGTGCCATGTTTCTTCAGCGCTGTGCAAGGCTGCATtgaggaagtgatgtcacactCTGTCATCTCCAAGACCCTCAGTCAATTCCAGGGTGTTCTCGGAACCCTGTTCATGCCACCTGCTCAAAACAAAGGCTTGTATGAGCACCAAGTCCAGAGTCTGTTGCAGTCCCTGAAGAAACAAGAACAGGCGGAGCTGAAGTCGTGGGCTCACAGCCGGCCAACATGGAATAAGCTGTACCCTCTCCTGAGCATGCTCATCAAACATAAAAGCCTTTTCTGTGATACGCTAAAAGAGATTAAAAGTGAGAGCTTGTCTAAAGAAGACACTGGTTCAGAATCCAGTTCGTCTGGCAGCTGCCACGCTAACTCCACCTCCAACACATCCTCAGCCAGCTTTGCGAATTTGCGATCGGAATGGAAGGTTGTGGAGGAGCTGTGTTTAGTCCTCAAACCTCTGGACGTGGCGTGTCGAACTCTTGCCAAAGAGGCGTTCCCCCGTTTGACCCTGATCAAACCCATTCTCACAGGTCTGCTCTCCCGCCACCTCGTACCGCGGACGGGAGATTCGTCATCCATCCTGAAGGAAgtgaagaggatgatgaggcGGAACTTGGCGAGCTGTTATGAAAACCCTGTCGTCAACAGAGttctgtgtgttgcatgttCCCTCGATCCCCAGTTCCATGGGCTGGGCTTCATGGAGGACAAG GAACAGAAAGCCACTTTTGATTGGCTGAAGAAAGAGGCTGTCAGGATTGTGAAGGAGGATAGGAGGAGAAGTCAAGGTCACAAGCAGAGCCAGAGCAAGAGAAGCCCCTCACCCGGATCACCAGAGTCAGAGAGTGACTTCCTACGGAGGAGCAAGCGCCTCAAAGAATCCCGCCCAATTAACTTCAGAGAGGTAGAAGATGAAGAGAGTGATGCAGCCGAGGCTGATGAAAGCGAGTTGGCAGATCCAGGGCCTCAGGGTGGACTCTCTGGTATGGAGTTCCTCCTGGGAGACCTGTTCTGCTCGGCCCTCAAGAGCAGGCAGAGCTCCGTGGAGGAGTCTGTAGACATGGAGATGTCTGTCTTCAGAGCCGACAAGGGGGCGTCGCTGGGAGTGGAGCCGCTGCAGTGGTGGAGGACAAAGGCAGTGCAGTTTCCACTGTTGGCCACAGTGGCACGGGCCTACCTGGCTGCCCCGGCCGTGGCAGGTAGCACTGCGCAGGACTTTGCGCAGGAAGGAGCGTTAGCCACGTACAGGAAGAGAGCCAACATTCCCCCAGAAAGTTTGGACTCAATCTTGTTTCTGCACCACAACCACATGCCCACCACTGAGAGCGGGCGAAATGCAGTTGACAACAAAAACTGTGGGATATAA
- the LOC117737487 gene encoding uncharacterized protein LOC117737487 isoform X2 — MDLISKPRSKSIVWLYFGLKADDKGQPLNSGEAICRLCRKIVLAKGGNTTNLRSHLRRRHRADFFENISSTTSGALFEAQGLKPPFKVTRCRPSGAVSHRARYCKRAIHLAQQVCHQTTGLDLNHDEFFEDVPFLQTASNTNYVPDAVLPPGEPWLHGGPSRAVLSLPSCLFLCGDIGSGMSGPGSSGEEQMGEMKVFAKCHLQQGVMFGPYVGEVCRGQMPTNLKYAWAIRDDAAFNYVDASDESKSNWMRYVTYTSREEGHNLVIFQFYRHIYYKVSQPITEGAELRVWIGKDYATLLGLGMGDNVKCEFGDKETVLRLLQDIQLVTLAEPSSSYLWSDHSQSQSPMLVISDVATMSNPDTASDSGMVTGSAFPSSMISLPSPSSHSFEKYDFMPGTERLLSNPNTTHNSPWYFFGLEPDPTGRPLDRCTAVCKLCGEHVSCGGGTADLQNHLTNKHHIRPPRDGIKDRSFMAIGQQRSQPVMGNSGLVSTLPLVFSAHVTDAIANFLIMDVQPPALVEGDGFKQLVHTLLPSYKELPSPWQLENLLKEHHTKGKTSLAQLLRNKTGSSNNEDISDYTAPMEFKSKRPGRPPSHRKEVPHFVTLSVDVWLHNWQGNAERYLTLWAHYIDCNFSFQNLALATQRLTEGGVKDYSLQAVEAQVKKMAQEWGISMPNLVLLGGEVRNKMRLGLFKSGKGGEAAGSVPHPNSTTFLERDDTVSPDEPHGLEHGHYSEGLLSVPCFFSAVQGCIEEVMSHSVISKTLSQFQGVLGTLFMPPAQNKGLYEHQVQSLLQSLKKQEQAELKSWAHSRPTWNKLYPLLSMLIKHKSLFCDTLKEIKSESLSKEDTGSESSSSGSCHANSTSNTSSASFANLRSEWKVVEELCLVLKPLDVACRTLAKEAFPRLTLIKPILTGLLSRHLVPRTGDSSSILKEVKRMMRRNLASCYENPVVNRVLCVACSLDPQFHGLGFMEDKEQKATFDWLKKEAVRIVKEDRRRSQGHKQSQSKRSPSPGSPESESDFLRRSKRLKESRPINFREVEDEESDAAEADESELADPGPQGGLSGMEFLLGDLFCSALKSRQSSVEESVDMEMSVFRADKGASLGVEPLQWWRTKAVQFPLLATVARAYLAAPAVAGSTAQDFAQEGALATYRKRANIPPESLDSILFLHHNHMPTTESGRNAVDNKNCGI, encoded by the exons ATGGATCTCATCAGTAAACCAAGAAGCAAGTCAATTGTGTGGCTGTATTTCGGCTTGAAAGCAGACGATAAGGGACAACCTTTGAACTCCGGGGAGGCCATTTGTCGTTTGTGCCGAAAGATAGTACTTGCTAAAGGTGGAAATACCACGAATTTAAGAAGTCACCTGAGACGTCGACATCGTGCTGATTTCTTCGAGAACATTTCTTCTACGACCTCTGGAGCTTTGTTCGAGGCTCAAG GTCTGAAACCTCCCTTCAAAGTCACCAGATGCCGCCCGTCGGGAGCCGTAAGCCACAGAGCAAGATATTGCAAGAGAGCAATTCATCTGGCCCAGCAGGTCTGCCACCAAACAA CAGGTTTGGATTTAAACCATGACGAATTCTTCGAGGATGTTCCTTTTCTTCAGACTGCTTCCAACACAAACTACGTCCCAGATGCTGTTTTGCCGCCTGGAGAGCCATGGCTTCACGGTGGCCCCTCCCGGGCAGTGCTGTCCCTGCCCTCTTGCCTGTTCCTGTGTGGGGACATTGGGTCTGGGATGTCTGGTCCTGGATCTTCAGGCGAAGAGCAGATGGGAGAGATGAAAGTGTTTGCCAAGTGTCACCTTCAGCAGGGCGTCATGTTTGGGCCATATGTCGGTGAAGTGTGCAGAGGACAAATGCCGACCAACCTCAAATACGCCTGGGCT ATCAGGGATGATGCTGCTTTTAACTACGTTGATGCTTCTGATGAAAGCAAATCTAACTGGATGAG GTATGTAACATACACCAGCAGGGAGGAGGGACACAACCTGGTGATCTTCCAGTTCTACCGCCACATCTACTACAAGGTTTCCCAGCCTATTACAGAGGGAGCAGAGCTAAGGGTCTGGATCGGCAAGGATTATGCAACCTTACTGGGCCTCGGCATGG GTGACAACGTGAAATGTGAAtttggagacaaagagacagtcCTGCGCCTTTTGCAAGACATCCAGTTGGTCACCCTCGCCGAGCCCAGCAGCTCTTACCTCTGGTCCGAccacagccaatcacagagcccCATGCTTGTCATCAGTGACGTGGCGACAATGTCAAACCCAGACACAGCAAGTGATTCAGGCATGGTTACCGGCTCTGCCTTCCCCTCCTCCATGATCTCCTTGCCGTCCCCGAGCTCTCATTCGTTcgaaaaatatgattttatgCCTGGAACTGAGAGACTGCTGAGTAACCCAAACACCACACATAACAGCCCATGGTACTTTTTTGGGTTGGAGCCTGACCCCACCGGTCGGCCTCTAGACCGTTGCACTGCAGTGTGTAAGCTGTGTGGGGAACATGTgagctgtggaggaggaacaGCTGATCTCCAAAACCATCTGACTAACAAGCACCACATCAGACCCCCACGTGACGGTATCAAGGATCGGAGTTTTATGGCAATAG GTCAGCAACGCTCACAGCCAGTGATGGGTAACAGCGGTTTGGTCAGCACACTCCCCCTGGTATTTTCCGCTCATGTGACCGATGCCATCGCCAACTTTCTCATCATGGATGTCCAGCCCCCAGCTCTGGTAGAAGGGGACGGCTTTAAACAGCTGGTCCACACCCTGCTGCCCTCCTACAAGGAGCTGCCTTCACCGTGGCAGCTCGAGAACCTCCTGAAAGAACATCACACCAAAGGCAAGACGAGCCTGGCTCAGCTGCTGAGGAATAAAACGGGAAGCAGCAATAACGAAGATATATCTGACTATACTGCTCCCATGGAGTTTAAGTCCAAGAGACCTGGGCGACCACCCAGCCATCGGAAGGAAGTGCCTCACTTTGTCACTTTAAGTGTGGATGTTTGGTTGCACAACTGGCAGGGTAACGCTGAGAGGTACCTCACCCTCTGGGCACATTACATAGACTGCAATTTTAGTTTTCAGAACCTGGCACTGGCAACCCAAAGACTGACAGAGGGTGGTGTTAAAGACTACAGCCTTCAAGCAGTGGAGGCTCAAGTGAAAAAGATGGCCCAGGAGTGGGGGATCTCCATGCCTAATCTGGTTTTGCTGGGAGGGGAGGTGAGGAACAAGATGAGGCTTGGGCTATTTAAGAGCGGCAAAggtggagaggctgcaggaagcGTTCCTCACCCAAACTCAACAACGTTTCTCGAGAGGGACGACACTGTCTCACCTGATGAACCACATGGCTTGGAGCATGGACATTATAGTGAAGGACTACTATCTGTGCCATGTTTCTTCAGCGCTGTGCAAGGCTGCATtgaggaagtgatgtcacactCTGTCATCTCCAAGACCCTCAGTCAATTCCAGGGTGTTCTCGGAACCCTGTTCATGCCACCTGCTCAAAACAAAGGCTTGTATGAGCACCAAGTCCAGAGTCTGTTGCAGTCCCTGAAGAAACAAGAACAGGCGGAGCTGAAGTCGTGGGCTCACAGCCGGCCAACATGGAATAAGCTGTACCCTCTCCTGAGCATGCTCATCAAACATAAAAGCCTTTTCTGTGATACGCTAAAAGAGATTAAAAGTGAGAGCTTGTCTAAAGAAGACACTGGTTCAGAATCCAGTTCGTCTGGCAGCTGCCACGCTAACTCCACCTCCAACACATCCTCAGCCAGCTTTGCGAATTTGCGATCGGAATGGAAGGTTGTGGAGGAGCTGTGTTTAGTCCTCAAACCTCTGGACGTGGCGTGTCGAACTCTTGCCAAAGAGGCGTTCCCCCGTTTGACCCTGATCAAACCCATTCTCACAGGTCTGCTCTCCCGCCACCTCGTACCGCGGACGGGAGATTCGTCATCCATCCTGAAGGAAgtgaagaggatgatgaggcGGAACTTGGCGAGCTGTTATGAAAACCCTGTCGTCAACAGAGttctgtgtgttgcatgttCCCTCGATCCCCAGTTCCATGGGCTGGGCTTCATGGAGGACAAG GAACAGAAAGCCACTTTTGATTGGCTGAAGAAAGAGGCTGTCAGGATTGTGAAGGAGGATAGGAGGAGAAGTCAAGGTCACAAGCAGAGCCAGAGCAAGAGAAGCCCCTCACCCGGATCACCAGAGTCAGAGAGTGACTTCCTACGGAGGAGCAAGCGCCTCAAAGAATCCCGCCCAATTAACTTCAGAGAGGTAGAAGATGAAGAGAGTGATGCAGCCGAGGCTGATGAAAGCGAGTTGGCAGATCCAGGGCCTCAGGGTGGACTCTCTGGTATGGAGTTCCTCCTGGGAGACCTGTTCTGCTCGGCCCTCAAGAGCAGGCAGAGCTCCGTGGAGGAGTCTGTAGACATGGAGATGTCTGTCTTCAGAGCCGACAAGGGGGCGTCGCTGGGAGTGGAGCCGCTGCAGTGGTGGAGGACAAAGGCAGTGCAGTTTCCACTGTTGGCCACAGTGGCACGGGCCTACCTGGCTGCCCCGGCCGTGGCAGGTAGCACTGCGCAGGACTTTGCGCAGGAAGGAGCGTTAGCCACGTACAGGAAGAGAGCCAACATTCCCCCAGAAAGTTTGGACTCAATCTTGTTTCTGCACCACAACCACATGCCCACCACTGAGAGCGGGCGAAATGCAGTTGACAACAAAAACTGTGGGATATAA